A single Lacerta agilis isolate rLacAgi1 chromosome 10, rLacAgi1.pri, whole genome shotgun sequence DNA region contains:
- the IMMP2L gene encoding mitochondrial inner membrane protease subunit 2 isoform X2 yields MAQTQGFGRRYMKAFLKGFFVAVPVTVTFLDRVACIARVEGASMQPSLNPGGRQVSDVVLLNHWSIRNYEVQRGDIVSLVFNISCSMKKTVTKNMV; encoded by the exons ATGGCACAGACCCAAGGCTTTGGGCGAAGATACATGAAAGCCTTTTTGAAAggcttttttgttgctgttcctgTGACGGTGACTTTCCTTGACAGAGTGGCTTGCATAGCAAGAGTGGAAGGAGCTTCAATGCAG CCTTCTTTGAATCCCGGAGGAAGACAGGTATCTGATGTAGTTCTTTTAAACCACTGGAGTATTAGAAATTATGAAGTGCAACGTGGAGACATAGTTTCACTGGT GTTTAATATTTCATGCAGCATGAAGAAAACAGTGACCAAAAATATGGTATGA